The following proteins are co-located in the Paenibacillus sp. JNUCC32 genome:
- the pulA gene encoding type I pullulanase, whose product MDMIKSCTSVKLGATYRREGTAFQVWAPDAVNVKLALYEGPGEYNEQGLVTDHEGGTLYAMVRNEEGVWSAQVNRDLHGTYYMYRIESAEGGVCYAVDPYATAVSANGCRGAVVDLAKSNPPGWEQDVRPNLLKPTDSVLYELHVRDFSIHTDSGMKYRGKYKAFTEGGLRDSEGNALGLDHLEELGVTHVHLLPVFDFRTVNELDGYASGRLSREYNWGYDPQNYNVPEGSYATDPMDPIVRIRELKEMVMALHARGIRVVMDVVYNHTYTVDDGPFERLAPGYFYRKDGYGNLSNGSGVGNELATEKPMVRKYIKDSLKYWAQEYHIDGFRFDLMALIDTTTMKEIVSELRREVDRSLLFYGEPWTGGMSPLTEQTVKGSQKGQGFAVFNDHFRHAIKGDNDGRGRGFATGEPWYEGAVVEGMMGSIHDFALHPEETVNYVTVHDNLNLWDKILVAQGMEERAGLLRLTDGKLVNEGDVWQATAASTPYSGIPDEDVMSAAAVRRSLLANGIVLLSQGIPLLHAGDELLRTKYGDHNSYRSGDAINAIRWSNKRRFKPVFDYYRGLIALRKAHPAFRMASREEIEGHMEVLRSSDRIIAYRLTKPAEQGSWGQIVVIVNGNEHEMPVDLPPTPYRWNIVVNDRQAGIDTIQTLDQGKAVIPGLSLMVLYEDLAHMKQGLTAVEIEYERRDQAYEGWNVWVWGTGVQDGSIPFSRTDSGRARAVFYAASGTDRIGCIVRLNEWEDREGENDWFIDIPPDEAEVRITLRSGQSEDSDTKKQRDIAS is encoded by the coding sequence ATGGACATGATCAAGAGCTGCACAAGCGTTAAGCTGGGAGCGACCTACCGAAGAGAGGGAACGGCCTTTCAGGTATGGGCTCCGGATGCGGTTAATGTAAAGCTGGCTTTATATGAGGGTCCGGGAGAGTATAACGAGCAGGGTCTTGTGACGGATCACGAGGGCGGTACGCTGTATGCGATGGTCCGGAATGAGGAAGGCGTATGGTCGGCTCAGGTAAACCGTGATCTCCATGGAACTTATTATATGTACCGAATCGAGTCTGCGGAGGGAGGCGTCTGTTATGCCGTTGACCCTTATGCAACCGCTGTGTCCGCGAATGGCTGCCGCGGCGCGGTGGTCGACCTGGCGAAGAGCAATCCGCCGGGGTGGGAGCAGGATGTTAGACCGAACCTGCTAAAGCCTACGGATTCGGTGCTCTATGAGCTGCATGTACGCGATTTCTCGATCCACACGGATTCGGGAATGAAATATAGAGGAAAATACAAGGCATTTACGGAGGGCGGTCTGCGAGACTCCGAAGGAAACGCCCTTGGTCTGGATCATCTTGAGGAATTGGGCGTGACCCATGTGCATCTGCTGCCGGTATTTGATTTCCGGACGGTCAATGAGCTGGACGGATATGCAAGCGGGCGTTTAAGCCGCGAGTATAATTGGGGCTACGATCCGCAGAATTACAATGTGCCTGAAGGTTCGTATGCAACAGATCCCATGGATCCGATTGTGCGCATCCGGGAGCTGAAGGAGATGGTTATGGCCCTTCATGCAAGGGGAATACGCGTCGTCATGGATGTGGTTTATAACCATACGTATACGGTGGACGACGGCCCGTTCGAACGATTGGCGCCGGGGTACTTCTATCGCAAGGACGGATACGGGAATCTATCGAACGGTTCGGGCGTAGGGAACGAGCTGGCCACGGAGAAGCCGATGGTGCGCAAATACATCAAGGATTCGTTAAAATACTGGGCCCAGGAATATCATATCGACGGATTTCGGTTCGATCTGATGGCTCTGATCGATACAACGACGATGAAAGAGATCGTAAGCGAGCTGCGCCGAGAGGTCGACCGTTCTCTCTTGTTCTATGGTGAGCCATGGACGGGAGGAATGAGCCCGTTAACGGAGCAAACCGTCAAGGGAAGCCAGAAGGGCCAAGGCTTCGCCGTATTTAATGATCATTTCCGGCATGCCATCAAGGGGGACAATGACGGGCGCGGCCGAGGGTTTGCTACGGGCGAGCCATGGTACGAAGGGGCCGTCGTTGAAGGAATGATGGGCTCGATCCATGATTTTGCGCTCCACCCGGAGGAAACGGTGAATTATGTCACCGTGCACGACAATTTGAATCTGTGGGACAAAATTTTAGTGGCGCAAGGCATGGAAGAGCGGGCAGGGCTTCTCCGTTTGACGGATGGGAAGCTGGTTAACGAAGGAGATGTATGGCAGGCAACCGCTGCGTCCACACCCTATTCCGGCATACCCGATGAAGATGTGATGTCGGCTGCGGCCGTGCGCCGGAGCTTGCTGGCTAACGGCATCGTGCTGCTCTCCCAGGGGATTCCGCTGCTGCATGCGGGCGATGAGCTGCTACGCACGAAATACGGCGATCATAACAGCTACCGCAGCGGGGACGCCATCAATGCCATTCGCTGGTCCAATAAGCGACGCTTCAAACCGGTGTTCGATTATTACAGAGGTCTTATCGCCCTGCGAAAAGCCCATCCGGCGTTCCGGATGGCATCAAGAGAAGAGATCGAAGGCCATATGGAAGTGCTGCGAAGCAGCGATCGGATCATTGCTTACCGCCTTACGAAGCCAGCCGAACAAGGCAGCTGGGGCCAAATCGTCGTCATCGTTAACGGCAATGAACATGAAATGCCGGTGGATCTGCCGCCTACCCCTTACCGCTGGAACATCGTGGTGAATGATCGTCAGGCGGGGATAGATACGATCCAGACGCTGGATCAAGGGAAGGCAGTCATTCCAGGTCTGTCGCTGATGGTGTTATATGAGGATCTGGCCCATATGAAACAGGGGCTGACGGCCGTTGAGATCGAATATGAAAGACGCGACCAAGCATACGAGGGATGGAACGTATGGGTATGGGGAACGGGCGTGCAGGATGGCAGCATTCCATTCTCCCGCACGGACAGCGGCAGGGCACGGGCGGTCTTCTACGCGGCTTCCGGAACCGATCGGATCGGCTGTATCGTCAGGCTGAATGAATGGGAGGACCGGGA